A segment of the Mycobacterium intracellulare ATCC 13950 genome:
ACCGACGATACTTCCCAATATATGACAGTGCACTGTCATAGTGATACTTGAGCGCCAGCCGGCGCGGGTAGGGAGGATCTCGTCTCAATGACCGAGCTCGGCATGACCGGAACGCTGAACATCAACGATCTGCCCTTCGCGGAGGACCGCACGCGCGCTTGGCGGGAGCTGCGGGAGGCCGGCGAGGCGGTGAGTTCTGGCGAGGAGGTCGTGCTCACCAGTGCCGAGGCCGTCGAGTTCGCGGCCAAGAAACCTGAGATCTTCTCGTCGGCACGGGCTTTCGACCGGCTGGGAAGTCCGGTTCCGTTGGTACCGATCGCGATCGATCCGCCAGATCACACCCGCTTCCGCCGAATGCTTGACCCGTTCTTCGGCCCGAAGAAAATGGCCGAGCGTGAGCCCGAACTACGCAGGCAGGCGGGCGAGTTGATCGATGCCATTGTCGCGAGCGGTGAGTGCGACGTGGTACCCGATCTCGCGACACCTTTTCCCTCCCAGGTGTTTTTGACGCTGTTCGGGCTGCCCATGGCCGACCGCGACCGGCTGGTGAAGTGGAAGGACGCGATCTTGCAGTTCACCGATCCGAGTAGCACCGAAGCGACCCCGGAGGTGATGGCTCATGCGCTGGAACTGTTCAGCTATTTGACCGAGCACATCGCCGAGCGGCGCGCCGATGCAACCGGCAACGACATGCTCACCCAGTTGATCCAAGACACCGACGAGGGCGGAATGTCGGACAACGAGATCCTGGGCCTGTGCTTCATGTTCGTGCTGGCCGGGCTCGACACCGTCACCTCCGCCGTCGGGTTCTCCTTAGCCAGGCTGGCGGCCGACGACGACATGCGCCGGCGTATTGCGCACGACTTCACGCTCATACCGGCGTTTATCGAAGAAATCTTGCGCGTCGACGGTCCTGTTCCGTTTGCGCCACGTGTCACCACGGAGGGGGTCGAAGTGGCGGGCAGGTTCGTGCCCAAGGACACCACGGTCATGCTCAGTTATGGCAGCGCCGACCGCGATCCGCGTCGATACCAGGATGCCGACCAGATTCATCTCGACAGCAAGGTCGTGCACTTCGCATTCGGGCGTGGACCGCACCGGTGTCTGGGTTCACATCTGGCGCGTCTCGAACTAAGGCTGATCCTCGAGGAGTGGCACTCACGCATTCCCGAATACACTCTGGCGCTGGGCAAGCCGCCACAGATGCCCTGGCCGACCGGGACGATGTCGCTGCAATCGGTGCCGCTGAACATCAAGCCGTCGTCGAGGGGTCAATAGATCTCGCGGCTGTCGCGGAACGCTCATCCGACCTTGGGGATGATTTCCTCGGCTACCCACTGCATGTGGTCGAGGTAGGCGCTGAGCCCGTCCAGCGCTGGTGGGTTAACCCACGTGTCCGTGACGCCGCGCTCGGCCAGCATGTTGCAGTTGTCGATGACCTGCTGGGCGCTTTGGCCGAACTGCGCATTCGGGTCGTCGACGATGGCGTGCTCCTGACCGACGGACAACACCGCCAGGCTGTAGAACACCGAAAACGGCCGGTCGTCGAACCCGGGCTGCGAGCGTAGGTAATCCAATTTGGCCGGCAGCTCGTCGGGCTTGGTGAGCCATGGCGCCCAGCCATCTCCGAACCGGGCCGCCCGGCGCAGTACCGCGTCGGCGTCTCCGCCCATCCACACCGTCGGGTGCGGTGTGGAGATCGGCTTGGGCCCGAACGCGATGTCGTCGAACTTGACGAATTCACCGTCGTAACTTGGCGAATCGCTATGCCACAACTCGAACATCGCCTCGAGATATTCGTCTGCCATGCGGCCGCGCTTGGTGAACGGGACACCGATCGCGTCGTACTCCTCTTTAAGCCAGCCGACACCGACGGTGGTCTGAGCGCGACCGCCACTGAGCCAGTCGAACGTTGCGATCTGCTTCGCGGCGATGATCGGATTGTGCAGCGGCAGAATGGTGACCATCGAGCCGACGGTGATCGTCGAGGTGGCGCCTGCGACGAAGGCCTGGGCAGTGGTGGCGTCGAAGTAATGATCCCCGGACAACTCGAGATGAGCCGTCGGGGTGAGGAAGTGCTCTGGCAGAAATACCATCGAATAACCCAGCTGCTCGGCGTGTTGGGCGACTCGCGCAATGTCGGCACCGGAGAGCTGATGTTCCCAGGGCTGCGTGATGGCGGCGACGTGCATGCAATTGGGTAGGTAAACCGTGAATCTCATCTGGCGCCTTCCGATTTCGTGGTCCGGGGGCGGAGCGCCGACTGATGGTTCTCGCGCACCCGACCGTGGCCCGCCCATTATGGCAGTCTACTGACAAACGTCAAGGTTCCGGCGGCGGACCCAGCCGGTTCGGCGCCCGGTCAGGTCACGCCGTCGGCGAACCATGAGTCTGACGTTGACTGTGACAGTGGACTGTCATATTGTGGGTCCAATCCCTGGTTGTTGCGAAAGGCGTGTCACGTGGCTCCGAACCTGTTTATAGCGCTCACCAACCCGATCGAGGGTGAAGATGATGCCTTCAACAAGTGGTATGACGCTCAACATGTACCGGAGGTGCTCGACGTTCCGGGAGTGGTTGCGGCGCAGCGTTACGACATCACCGAACTGAAGGTGCCCGACGACGAGGATCTGCCGGCCCAGCTCCCGCCGCCGACCCACCGTTACATGGTGATCTACGAGCTGGACAACGAGCCCGATGTCGTCATGGCGGAATTTCTAAAACGTGTCATGGCCGGAACCCTCACACTAGGGGAGTGGCTTGATCTGACCACGGTGTCGCTCACGGGATGGACGCCGCGCGGCGAACGCGTGCAGGCGGACCGCTAGTGGGCGAGCTGCTCGCCGGTATTCGCGCCCAGCGGGCGTGTCGGCGATTCGACCCGGACGGCAAAGTACCCGATTCCGACGTCGAGCAGATGTTGGCGGCCAGCGTGCACGCGCCGAGCGCGGAGAATTCTCAGCCCTGGACGTTCATCGTGGTTCGCGACGAGGGCAACCGTGCACTTCTCGCGTCTTGGTGGACGGAGACGTGGAATGCCGGCGGCGGCGACTTCGTCAAGCAAAGTGTCGAAGACAAGGTGCTGGTCGCCGACCTCGAATTCGGTTTCAGCAAAGGCGGCTTCGCCGCGGCGCCGGTTGTCATAGTGGTGTGCGCCGACACGGATCGCGTGCAGGAGATCTATGCACCGTCGTCGATCTACCCCGCCGTGCAGAACATGCTGCTTGCCGCTGCCGACCTGGGATATGGCTCGTGTCTGACCACCGGTCTGACTACCTTTGGTGTCGATCGTGTGCGGGAACTGCTGCAGCTGCCGCAGAACCTGATACCGATGGCCGCGGTCTACGTGGGCCTGCCCGCACGCAAGCTTTCACCACCGCGCCGCCGCCCGGCGACGTCGGTGACCTACCGCGAGGCTTTCGGTAACCCGTGGTGACCAGAACGGAGAGCTGCCAATGCCATTGGCGATAACCGAAGATCATCGCGCGCTCGCCGAAGTCGCGGCCGCGATGGTGGCCGGGCGCGCGGGCACCGTGGGTGCCCGCCGGATCCTGCTCGACCGCGAAAAGAGCGGTGCGTGGTGGTCGACCGATGGGCTCTGGAAAGAGATGGTCTCCACCGGGTGGCTTGGGCTGCACAT
Coding sequences within it:
- a CDS encoding nitroreductase, with protein sequence MGELLAGIRAQRACRRFDPDGKVPDSDVEQMLAASVHAPSAENSQPWTFIVVRDEGNRALLASWWTETWNAGGGDFVKQSVEDKVLVADLEFGFSKGGFAAAPVVIVVCADTDRVQEIYAPSSIYPAVQNMLLAAADLGYGSCLTTGLTTFGVDRVRELLQLPQNLIPMAAVYVGLPARKLSPPRRRPATSVTYREAFGNPW
- a CDS encoding cytochrome P450, which codes for MTELGMTGTLNINDLPFAEDRTRAWRELREAGEAVSSGEEVVLTSAEAVEFAAKKPEIFSSARAFDRLGSPVPLVPIAIDPPDHTRFRRMLDPFFGPKKMAEREPELRRQAGELIDAIVASGECDVVPDLATPFPSQVFLTLFGLPMADRDRLVKWKDAILQFTDPSSTEATPEVMAHALELFSYLTEHIAERRADATGNDMLTQLIQDTDEGGMSDNEILGLCFMFVLAGLDTVTSAVGFSLARLAADDDMRRRIAHDFTLIPAFIEEILRVDGPVPFAPRVTTEGVEVAGRFVPKDTTVMLSYGSADRDPRRYQDADQIHLDSKVVHFAFGRGPHRCLGSHLARLELRLILEEWHSRIPEYTLALGKPPQMPWPTGTMSLQSVPLNIKPSSRGQ
- a CDS encoding DUF4286 family protein — encoded protein: MAPNLFIALTNPIEGEDDAFNKWYDAQHVPEVLDVPGVVAAQRYDITELKVPDDEDLPAQLPPPTHRYMVIYELDNEPDVVMAEFLKRVMAGTLTLGEWLDLTTVSLTGWTPRGERVQADR
- a CDS encoding TIGR03619 family F420-dependent LLM class oxidoreductase, with amino-acid sequence MRFTVYLPNCMHVAAITQPWEHQLSGADIARVAQHAEQLGYSMVFLPEHFLTPTAHLELSGDHYFDATTAQAFVAGATSTITVGSMVTILPLHNPIIAAKQIATFDWLSGGRAQTTVGVGWLKEEYDAIGVPFTKRGRMADEYLEAMFELWHSDSPSYDGEFVKFDDIAFGPKPISTPHPTVWMGGDADAVLRRAARFGDGWAPWLTKPDELPAKLDYLRSQPGFDDRPFSVFYSLAVLSVGQEHAIVDDPNAQFGQSAQQVIDNCNMLAERGVTDTWVNPPALDGLSAYLDHMQWVAEEIIPKVG